A genome region from Gossypium hirsutum isolate 1008001.06 chromosome A04, Gossypium_hirsutum_v2.1, whole genome shotgun sequence includes the following:
- the LOC107949368 gene encoding uncharacterized protein: MAQCISDVMSRFMYFYYDEIVTIFPTCERFILLKTNPKEMRDYNILLYHCGLYEQALKFLKLYQDMKSSSAQNPSTDPVSNPEEDAVKKLIVRLNLIAMEEGWTRPWYVRNYLGNNSEPW; encoded by the exons ATGGCTCAATGCATTTCTGATGTAATGTCAAGGTTTATGTACTTCTATTATGATGAAATTGTTACCATATTTCCAACATGTGAACGCTTTATTCTTCTAAAAACCAATCCGAAGGAAATGAGAGATTATAACATTCTCCTCTATCATTGTGGATTGTACGAGCAGGCTCTGAAATTTCTCAAATTGTATCAAGACAtgaag AGTTCTTCCGCACAAAATCCGTCAACAGATCCAGTTAGCAACCCAGAAgaagatgctgtgaagaaattgATTGTACGTCTCAATCTCATTGCAATGGAGGAAGGTTGGACTCGGCCATGGTATGTCAGAAATTATCTTGGCAATAACTCTGAGCCATGGTAA